The proteins below are encoded in one region of Amycolatopsis acidiphila:
- a CDS encoding FHA domain-containing protein has translation MPVCPQGHDSADDEFCDVCGLAFEQAAPASVAERPAARPCPSCGAQLDGRFCEGCGADSLAAPVAVPAEPEPVAQTAAWSVVVSADERYFRAVKAEGGPDADPIQFPPFCPERRFRLAGAQIAIGRRSHTRGITPDIDLTGPPEDIGVSRLHALLVPADEGWSVVDMNSANGTYLNYSRDGLKPNTPRPLAEGDRIHLGAWTTLTLHRE, from the coding sequence ACGACGAGTTCTGCGACGTGTGCGGGCTCGCCTTCGAGCAGGCCGCACCGGCGTCCGTCGCCGAGCGGCCGGCGGCGCGCCCGTGCCCGTCGTGCGGAGCCCAGCTGGACGGCCGGTTCTGCGAGGGCTGCGGCGCGGACTCCCTCGCCGCGCCGGTCGCCGTCCCCGCCGAGCCGGAACCGGTCGCGCAGACGGCGGCCTGGTCGGTCGTGGTGTCGGCCGACGAGCGCTACTTCCGCGCGGTGAAGGCCGAGGGCGGCCCCGACGCCGACCCGATCCAGTTCCCGCCGTTCTGCCCCGAGCGCCGGTTCCGCCTCGCAGGTGCGCAGATCGCGATCGGGCGCCGCAGCCACACCCGGGGCATCACGCCGGACATCGACCTGACCGGGCCGCCCGAGGACATCGGCGTGTCGCGGCTGCACGCCCTGCTGGTGCCCGCGGACGAGGGCTGGTCGGTGGTGGACATGAACTCCGCGAACGGCACCTACCTCAACTACTCGCGCGACGGGCTCAAACCGAACACCCCGCGCCCCCTCGCCGAAGGCGACCGCATCCACCTCGGCGCGTGGACGACGCTGACCCTGCACCGGGAGTGA
- a CDS encoding response regulator transcription factor, whose translation MIRVVVVDDEPMVCAHLRTILGSAEDIEVVAQAQDGAEAVEAVVRHRPHVVLMDLRMPGVDGLTATERITRLPGPPAVVALTTFDADTYVVRALRAGAAGFLVKSTPPEDLINLVRVAADGHTVLSPDAARRLVATSADGDERARRARELVSALTGREREVLAGLGEGRSNADIAHRLHLSEATVKSYVSRMLTKLGCTNRTQAGLLAHEAGLAAS comes from the coding sequence ATGATCCGGGTGGTCGTCGTCGATGACGAGCCCATGGTGTGCGCGCACCTGCGCACCATCCTCGGCTCGGCCGAGGACATCGAGGTGGTCGCGCAGGCGCAGGACGGCGCCGAAGCGGTTGAAGCCGTGGTGCGCCACCGCCCGCATGTGGTGCTGATGGACCTGCGGATGCCCGGCGTGGACGGGCTCACCGCGACCGAGCGGATCACGAGGCTGCCCGGCCCGCCCGCCGTGGTCGCGCTGACCACCTTCGACGCCGACACCTACGTCGTGCGGGCGCTGCGCGCCGGGGCGGCGGGCTTCCTGGTGAAGTCGACGCCGCCGGAGGACCTGATCAACCTCGTCCGGGTCGCGGCCGACGGGCACACCGTGCTCTCCCCCGACGCGGCCCGCCGCCTCGTCGCGACCTCGGCCGACGGGGACGAGCGCGCCCGCCGCGCCCGCGAGCTGGTCTCGGCCCTGACCGGACGCGAGCGCGAGGTCCTGGCGGGTCTGGGCGAAGGCCGCTCGAACGCCGACATCGCCCACCGGCTGCACCTGTCGGAGGCGACGGTGAAGAGCTACGTGTCCCGGATGCTCACGAAGCTCGGCTGCACCAACCGCACCCAGGCGGGCCTGCTGGCCCACGAAGCGGGCCTCGCGGCGTCGTGA
- a CDS encoding sensor histidine kinase, with translation MRASRRDMVILTVLALLFAALDLTLYEAGSEHHAGIVPLLVGDLSLLLVLRTPRLVAWYFIAVSLAILASDELAPGLLSPVHPLTLMTVPPAVAVVSGNLVRTLRRPEALLYIGVLAVLASRPWEPRWDTLPFGLLATITPAALSLYTVARKQLLQSLRDRAERAEREQRLIAGQARAEERRRLAAEMHDVVTHRLSLMVLHAGALGVSTKDPGVSSAAEDIRTAGAEALRELRDLVGVLQGDGEGEGRTREPAPAPDPGTLVTESEAAGMRIDYVVDGAAGTVSPTVGRTAYRVLQEALTNVRKHAPGAWVRVELSYTGDGVHLRVENGAATREPDPALAPTGGGAGLLGLRQRVDLVGGRLRAAPEPGGGFRVDAILPAYVPTAGSAGHDPGGRRR, from the coding sequence ATGCGGGCGAGCAGGCGTGACATGGTCATCCTCACAGTGCTCGCACTGCTGTTCGCCGCACTGGACCTGACCCTGTACGAGGCCGGGTCGGAGCACCACGCCGGGATCGTGCCGCTGCTCGTGGGCGACCTTTCCCTGCTGCTGGTCCTGCGCACGCCACGGCTGGTCGCGTGGTACTTCATCGCCGTCTCGCTCGCGATCCTCGCCTCCGACGAGCTCGCCCCCGGCCTGCTCTCCCCCGTGCACCCGCTGACGCTGATGACCGTCCCGCCCGCGGTCGCCGTCGTCAGCGGCAACCTCGTGCGCACCCTGCGAAGACCGGAAGCGCTGCTGTACATCGGAGTTCTCGCGGTGCTCGCGTCCCGGCCGTGGGAGCCGCGGTGGGACACCCTCCCGTTCGGACTGCTCGCGACGATCACCCCGGCCGCGCTGAGCCTCTACACCGTCGCCCGCAAGCAACTGCTGCAGTCGCTGCGGGACCGGGCCGAGCGCGCGGAGCGGGAACAGCGGCTGATCGCCGGCCAGGCTCGCGCGGAGGAGCGGCGGCGGCTGGCCGCGGAGATGCACGACGTGGTGACCCACCGGCTGAGCCTGATGGTGCTGCACGCGGGCGCGCTCGGGGTGTCCACGAAGGACCCGGGGGTTTCCTCGGCGGCGGAGGACATCCGCACCGCCGGCGCCGAGGCCCTGCGCGAGCTGCGTGACCTGGTCGGCGTGCTGCAGGGGGACGGGGAGGGCGAAGGGCGGACCCGGGAACCCGCTCCCGCGCCGGACCCGGGCACGCTGGTCACCGAGTCCGAGGCGGCCGGCATGCGGATCGACTACGTGGTGGACGGCGCGGCGGGAACGGTGTCGCCGACCGTCGGCCGGACCGCCTACCGGGTGCTGCAGGAGGCGCTGACCAACGTGCGCAAGCACGCGCCGGGCGCGTGGGTGCGGGTCGAGCTGAGCTACACCGGCGACGGGGTGCACCTGCGGGTCGAGAACGGCGCCGCGACGCGGGAGCCGGACCCGGCGCTCGCGCCCACCGGCGGCGGGGCCGGGCTGCTGGGCCTGCGGCAGCGGGTGGACCTCGTGGGCGGGCGGCTGCGCGCCGCACCCGAACCCGGCGGCGGGTTCCGGGTGGATGCCATACTCCCGGCGTACGTTCCCACGGCAGGAAGCGCAGGGCATGATCCGGGTGGTCGTCGTCGATGA
- a CDS encoding ArnT family glycosyltransferase — protein sequence MTTSETLPRFARLPVLAIAAVAGGLLLWTSTRYGHGFDETYFVMAGRNHPAWGYFDQPPLVPMLAAGLDRLFPGSLLALRLPVTLAAVGGIVLTALIARELGGRRGAQAMAAAFYAMSGTITISHWLATYSLDPVLWTLVAWLLVRWVRRRDSDRPLFWAGVVTAVSLEVKFLIPAFWVLVLLSALLLGPRELLRRPALWQGALAAVAATVPTLVWQARHDWAYTRMSQVVAAESPGYWGFLRDGLLSAGIGVGVLAFLFGLWSLLRSPRLRDCRFLGLATVAAIVAFLLLQGRANYVFGLFAVPFAAAATELARYRFARWKFVWPAFALSAVTALVALPVYPLSTVDKLPTSWGPFTIGAAFAQGERPVEQLGQLIAGSYASLPPEVRAHTAVYAEIYPFASAAEYQGIPVYSGHRAYWYFGPPPEDVDNVLFAGFDPKLLSPYFSRTTTLVDGLMWLETGRTKPWAQFWPTLRTQ from the coding sequence ATGACCACTTCCGAGACGCTGCCGCGGTTCGCGCGGTTGCCGGTGCTCGCCATCGCGGCGGTGGCCGGGGGGCTGTTGCTGTGGACGAGCACCCGGTACGGGCACGGGTTCGACGAGACCTACTTCGTGATGGCCGGGCGGAACCATCCGGCCTGGGGGTACTTCGACCAGCCACCACTGGTGCCCATGCTGGCCGCGGGACTGGACCGGCTGTTCCCGGGCTCGCTGCTCGCGCTGCGGCTGCCGGTGACCCTCGCCGCGGTCGGCGGGATCGTGCTCACCGCGCTCATCGCCCGTGAGCTCGGCGGCCGTCGCGGCGCGCAGGCGATGGCGGCGGCGTTCTACGCGATGTCGGGCACGATCACGATCAGCCACTGGCTCGCGACCTACTCGCTCGACCCGGTGTTGTGGACGCTGGTCGCGTGGCTGCTGGTGCGCTGGGTCCGCCGTCGGGACAGCGACCGGCCGCTGTTCTGGGCCGGGGTGGTGACGGCGGTCTCGCTGGAGGTCAAGTTCCTGATCCCGGCGTTCTGGGTGCTCGTCCTGCTCAGCGCGCTGCTGCTCGGCCCGCGGGAGCTGCTGCGCCGTCCGGCGCTCTGGCAGGGGGCGCTGGCGGCGGTCGCGGCCACCGTGCCGACGCTCGTCTGGCAGGCCCGCCACGACTGGGCCTACACCCGGATGAGCCAGGTCGTCGCGGCGGAGTCGCCGGGGTACTGGGGTTTCCTGCGGGACGGGCTGCTCTCGGCCGGCATCGGCGTCGGGGTGCTCGCCTTCCTGTTCGGACTGTGGTCGCTGCTGCGGTCGCCGAGGCTGCGCGACTGCCGGTTCCTCGGGCTCGCCACCGTCGCGGCGATCGTGGCGTTCCTGCTCCTGCAGGGCCGGGCGAACTACGTGTTCGGCTTGTTCGCGGTGCCCTTCGCGGCCGCGGCCACCGAGCTGGCGCGCTACCGGTTCGCGCGGTGGAAGTTCGTCTGGCCCGCGTTCGCGCTCTCGGCCGTGACGGCGCTGGTGGCGCTGCCGGTGTACCCGTTGTCCACTGTGGACAAGCTGCCCACGTCCTGGGGACCGTTCACCATCGGCGCGGCCTTCGCGCAGGGGGAGCGCCCGGTCGAGCAGCTCGGGCAGCTGATCGCGGGCAGCTACGCGTCGCTGCCGCCCGAGGTGCGCGCCCACACGGCGGTCTACGCCGAGATCTACCCGTTCGCGTCCGCCGCCGAGTACCAGGGCATTCCCGTCTACAGCGGCCATCGCGCGTACTGGTACTTCGGCCCACCGCCGGAGGACGTCGACAACGTCCTGTTCGCCGGGTTCGATCCGAAGCTGCTCTCGCCGTACTTCTCGCGGACCACCACCCTCGTCGACGGGCTGATGTGGCTGGAGACCGGCCGGACGAAACCGTGGGCGCAGTTCTGGCCCACCCTGCGCACTCAGTGA